In one window of Cheilinus undulatus linkage group 23, ASM1832078v1, whole genome shotgun sequence DNA:
- the si:dkey-14d8.1 gene encoding zinc finger protein 184: protein MEKQSGTSGAIPLASLRLMASPLQLTYSFIWQVLRQRKVKLYGKVEEFVNMVTQTVPELMSVKQTAQLLLGLRARIILDLLNKEGGPDTRAIQTHINKLKVSASLGKDPEVEKSQTNFMVLVQNLLKNTAERKRFFQDVFPVQYGAKFDTALQALTAGLVCKLEQLLPVPNLTQLGSMISTEPTVLEACGGFIPTHGDLKTLLLHQQAKGLIGVKATVSSSVGDCVLTSLAFRPKPVEPPTPPPPPPPPKEPPKPAEANLNQTSPASLSDTEDMGMMSDDSDSPPVDATGPQSQEPNSHKSAEVSASKEKSVTTAQSESSVQEKRSTQEQSAPTQKNREEGTPEKPEAQRVIDIKSIPFRVVKVPVKTSPLPKATDSQKAQTQRVTLHQWVSHIATNSLSLPALPPLPPPKFGLEDDIRPSIRRKKHIRPPADRYNCSVCDKSFPYQSKLIDHERIHTGEKPYVCTACNKSFRTQAFLNNHLKTHSTVRPYACGQCGKCFTKLPSLTKHMLAHSGQKPFYCDICNKGFTQSTYFRRHMECHTSQMTFPCKQCNKSFPTAFKLSNHERWHTRDRPHMCERCGKRFLVPSLLKRHMGYHIGDRQYLCSQCGKTFVYLSDLKRHQQDHVPKAKIPCPICQKKFSSKYCLRVHLRIHTRERPYRCSICEKTFTQVGNLKVHIRLHTNERPFSCDVCGKTYKLASHLNVHKRTHTCKKPWTCETCGKGFSVPGLLKKHEQLHTRDANPDFSGKRRHRGKHKNHALKRKYDEEEEGSDDY, encoded by the exons ATGGAGAAACAGTCCGGCACTTCAG GTGCCATCCCCCTGGCCTCCCTTCGCCTCATGGCGTCCCCTCTGCAGCTGACGTACTCGTTCATATGGCAGGTGTTACGGCAGAGAAAGGTGAAGCTGTACGGGAAAGTGGAGGAGTTTGTGAACATGGTTACGCAGACTGTTCCTGAGCTTATGAGCGTCAAGCAGACTGCTCAGCTACTCTTGGGCTTGAGAGCAAGG ATCATTTTGGATTTGCTCAACAAGGAAGGTGGGCCGGATACCAGGGCGATCCAGACTCACATTAACAAGTTGAAGGTCTCTGCATCTTTAGGG AAGGACCCAGAAGTGGAGAAATCTCAAACAAACTTTATGGTGCTGGTTCAGAATCTGCTCAAAAATACTGCAGAGAGGAAGCGCTTCTTCCAG GATGTTTTCCCTGTGCAATATGGCGCAAAGTTCGATACAGCACTGCAAGCTCTGACTGCAGGTCTGGTGTGCAAGTTGGAGCAACTACTTCCTGTTCCCAATCTCACCCAG CTTGGTTCCATGATCTCAACAGAGCCCACTGTCCTTGAGGCATGTGGAGGCTTCATCCCCACTCATGGGGACCTGAAGACTCTTCTCCTGCACCAGCAAGCAAAAGGACTCATTGGTGTTAAAG cAACGGTCTCGTCATCTGTTGGTGACTGTGTACTCACTTCACTCGCCTTCAGACCCAAACCAGTAGAACCACCAACTCCTCCTCCGCCGCCTCCACCACCAAAAGAACCACCAAAACCAGCAGAAGCCAACCTGAACCAAACTAGCCCAGCCTCTTTAAGTGACACAGAAGATATGGGAATGATGTCAGATGACTCTGACAGCCCACCAGTCGATGCCACTGGACCACAGAGTCAAGAACCAAACAGCCATAAAAGTGCTGAAGTTAGTGCCTCTAAGGAAAAGAGTGTTACAACAGCTCAGAGCGAGAGTTCAGTGCAAGAGAAGAGGTCAACACAGGAGCAGTCTGCACCGACTCAAAAGAACAGAGAGGAAGGAACACCTGAAAAACCTGAAGCACAGCGTGTCATCGATATAAAATCTATCCCTTTTCGGGTAGTCAAAGTGCCGGTCAAAACTTCTCCCTTACCAAAAGCAACAGACAGCCAAAAGGCCCAGACTCAGCGAGTCACGCTGCATCAGTGGGTGTCACACATAGCCACCAACTCACTCTCACTCCCCGCCTTGCCACCTCTTCCTCCACCTAAGTTTGGCCTTGAAGATGACATAAGGCCAAGCATCAGAAGAAAGAAACATATCCGGCCTCCAGCTGACAGATATAACTGCAGCGTGTGCGATAAGAGCTTCCCATATCAGTCAAAGCTGATCGACCACGAgcgaattcacacaggagagaagccTTATGTTTGCACTGCGTGCAACAAAAGCTTTAGAACCCAGGCGTTCCTCAACAACCATCTGAAGACCCACAGCACGGTGCGTCCATACGCCTGTGGCCAGTGCGGCAAGTGTTTCACCAAACTACCAAGTTTGACCAAGCACATGCTGGCCCACAGCGGCCAGAAGCCCTTCTACTGCGACATCTGCAACAAGGGCTTCACACAGTCCACCTACTTCAGACGGCACATGGAGTGCCACACAAGCCAGATGACCTTCCCCTGCAAGCAGTGCAACAAAAGCTTCCCAACAGCTTTCAAGCTGTCCAACCACGAGCGCTGGCACACCAGAGATCGCCCTCACATGTGCGAGCGTTGTGGAAAGAGATTCCTCGTCCCCAGCCTGTTGAAGAGACACATGGGCTATCACATCGGCGACCGCCAGTATCTCTGCTCTCAGTGCGGAAAGACATTTGTCTATTTGTCTGACCTTAAGAGGCATCAGCAAGACCACGTGCCCAAAGCGAAGATCCCCTGCCCTATTTGCCAAAAGAAGTTCTCCAGCAAGTACTGCCTGAGGGTTCACCTGAGGATCCACACTAGAGAGCGACCCTACCGCTGCTCCATCTGCGAGAAGACCTTCACGCAGGTAGGAAACCTGAAGGTCCACATCAGGCTACACACCAATGAGCGCCCATTCAGCTGCGACGTGTGCGGGAAGACCTACAAGTTGGCATCCCATCTCAACGTCCACAAGAGGACTCACACATGCAAGAAGCCCTGGACCTGTGAAACCTGCGGAAAGGGATTCTCCGTCCCTGGCCTTCTCAAGAAGCATGAGCAGTTACACACTAGGGATGCTAACCCCGACTTCTCTGGTAAACGGAGACACAGGGGTAAGCACAAGAACCACGCTCTGAAGAGAAAGTATGACGAAGAAGAGGAGGGCAGCGATGActattga
- the LOC121505695 gene encoding uncharacterized protein LOC121505695 → MRKKILKAPCLLLSVFTTLNLCSGKFGTPITDDVSKLTLLKQNIPSDYEIPVSFIPKEVAGTCWVVLNIYPLEQSLRKLANMFGAISSNKENIIVFIAMLKSLRFTFDHEELETAMQVFQCHYQEGSFMSGLYFDYIKDVLHAASQGTSGFSCKPPPCLNPQQTPGGQKKGREYSWWNRTPLLLALIPFTACVVMLVWLVKSGRHRPVCRTENSPMAPPDQIPSVSVSIPLQTFTHAADSQPAGEVIPEHESG, encoded by the exons ATGAGGAAGAAA attttgaaAGCACCTTGTCTCCTCTTGAGTGTGTTCACAACTTTGAATCTGTGCTCTGGAAAATTTGGGACACCGATAACTGATGATGTGAGCAAGCTGACGTTATTG AAACAGAATATCCCCTCTGATTATGAGATTCCTGTTAGTTTCATCCCCAAAGAAGTG GCTGGCACGTGTTGGGTGGTGTTGAATATCTATCCTTTGGAGCAAAGTCTTCGCAAGCTGGCGAACATGTTTGGTGCCATCTCCTCCAATAAAGAGAACATAATTGTCTTCATTGCCATGCTGAAGAGTTTACGCTTCACTTTTGACCATGAGGAACTG GAAACAGCAATGCAAGTCTTCCAGTGTCACTACCAAGAAGGCAGCTTTATGTCTGGTCTTTACTTTGACTACATTAAAGACGTCCTACACGCCGCTTCTCAGGGAACATCCGGCTTCTCATGTAAGCCGCCACCGTGCCTTAATCCCCAACAAACTCCAG GCGGTCAGAAGAAGGGGCGCGAATACAGCTGGTGGAATAGAACTCCTTTGCTCCTGGCTCTCATCCCCTTCACAGCTTGTGTCGTTATGTTAGTGTGGCTG gtcAAATCTGGAAGGCATAGACCGGTCTGCCGCACTGAAAATAGCCCAATGGCACCTCCTGACCAGATCCCTAGTGTGTCTGTCTCCATCCCACTTCAAACATTCACCCACGCCGCTGACTCTCAGCCAGCGGGGGAGGTGATCCCAGAACACGAGAGTGGATGA
- the asb15b gene encoding ankyrin repeat and SOCS box protein 15b isoform X2, with protein MDDFEREGINEELIEFAIQESMQDAYKLSCSTQIHRKESNSEEFVKIMTAIHKVVLTSTGLTLEEQTEDGDTCMTLAAEAGLVENIKMLLQHGASPHNTNSRNESPLLIAVRQKSYDMVLSLIMGGAFVEQVCLTKRTALHEAAKMGCPAVVMLLLRHGAKVAAKDAHGVTPLGIAAEFGNTEVLEILIQHGGDVNAQASNGDTVLYDAAGNGNLDCVQLLLKHGANPNVASYACQLPIHRAAYEGHILALKTLIPITTKRAIRLAGHSPVHSAADGGQPQCLELLLQKGYDVNALLGMHISENYGDLRKSPLYFAVSNGDVTCAEMLLAAGARTDLDPLQCILVAVRAERYELVQLLLSYGAEVNCYFTVICNTIFPTALQYSLKDLVMLRLLLNSGYHAYKCFQCCHGICEETDNTWAELHSQAYRIYSQPNAISFCEYVSVSWLTHLVGGVVRMLLDYVSHVSICPNLKRILEKSLEWDEISDTLSKPRSLQHLCRLLIRRHMSLKTLNNPKAMAAIPFPPRLKNYLTYRDLCSDLSSV; from the exons ATGGACGACTTTGAGCGAGAGGGCATAAATGAGGAGTTAATTGAGTTTGCAATCCAAGAGAGCATGCAAGATGCCTACAAACTATCATGTTCAACACAGATACACAG AAAAGAATCAAACAGTGAagaatttgtgaaaataatgaCAGCCATTCACAAAG TTGTACTGACATCCACAGGCCTGACCCTGGAGGAGCAGACAGAGGACGGGGACACATGTATGACTCTGGCAGCAGAAGCCGGCCTGGTAGAAAACATCAAGATGCTTCTGCAGCATGGAGCCTCACCGCACAACACAAACAGCAGGAATGAGTCTCCTCTGCTGATCG CTGTGAGACAGAAATCATATGACATGGTTTTATCCCTCATCATGGGTGGAGCCTTTGTGGAGCAGGTGTGTCTCACTAAGCGGACCGCACTTCATGAAGCAGCAAAG ATGGGTTGCCCTGCTGTTGTGATGCTGCTTCTTCGCCATGGAGCAAAGGTAGCTGCCAAAGATGCTCATGGTGTAACTCCTCTTGGGATTGCAGCTGAATTTGGCAACACTGAAGTTTTAGAAATCCTCATTCAGCATG GTGGTGACGTAAATGCTCAGGCCAGCAATGGAGACACAGTCCTGTATGATGCAGCTGGAAACGGAAACCTGGACTGTGTCCAATTGCTCCTGAAGCACGGAGCCAACCCGAATGTAGCAAGCTATGCTTGCCAGCTGCCCATCCACAGAGCCGCATACGAGGGACACATACT agCCCTGAAGACTCTCATCCCCATCACCACAAAGAGAGCGATCCGTCTAGCAGGCCACAGCCCTGTCCACTCAGCTGCAGACGGTGGACAGCCCCAGTGTTTGGAGCTGCTTCTGCAGAAGGGATACGATGTCAATGCATTGCTAGGCATGCATATTTCTG AAAACTACGGGGACCTGAGAAAGTCCCCTCTTTACTTTGCCGTCTCCAATGGTGATGTAACCTGTGCAGAGATGTTGCTCGCAGCAGGTGCAAGAACTGATTTGGATCCACTGCAGTGCATCTTGGTCGCCGTACGTGCTGAGAG GTATGAGCTGGTTCAACTGCTGCTGTCCTATGGAGCAGAAGTGAACTGTTACTTCACTGTTATTTGCAACACAATATTCCCAACAGCACTGCAGTACAGTCTGAAGGATCTAGTGATGCTGCGGCTGCTGCTCAACAGTGGATATCACGCTTACAA GTGTTTCCAGTGTTGTCATGGTATCTGTGAAGAAACGGACAATACCTGGGCGGAGCTTCACAGCCAAGCATACCGGATCTACAGTCAACCTAATGCTATCTCA TTCTGTGAGTACGTCTCAGTATCCTGGCTGACACATCTGGTTGGCGGTGTTGTAAGGATGCTCCTGGATTACGTCAGTCACGTCAGCATCTGTCCCAACCTCAAACGCATCCTGGAGAAAAGCCTTGAGTGGGATGAGATTTCAGACACACTGA GCAAACCACGGTCTCTGCAGCACTTGTGTCGACTGCTAATCAGACGTCACATGAGCCTTAAGACGCTGAATAACCCGAAAGCCATGGCTGCTATCCCTTTTCCTCCAAGACTGAAGAACTACCTCACCTACAGGGACTTGTGTAGTGACCTATCCTCGGTGTAA
- the asb15b gene encoding ankyrin repeat and SOCS box protein 15b isoform X1 — protein sequence MDDFEREGINEELIEFAIQESMQDAYKLSCSTQIHRKESNSEEFVKIMTAIHKGDVCALQVLSGCTSAFKERDSRGRLPLHAAAVQPHQESLLVVLQVVLTSTGLTLEEQTEDGDTCMTLAAEAGLVENIKMLLQHGASPHNTNSRNESPLLIAVRQKSYDMVLSLIMGGAFVEQVCLTKRTALHEAAKMGCPAVVMLLLRHGAKVAAKDAHGVTPLGIAAEFGNTEVLEILIQHGGDVNAQASNGDTVLYDAAGNGNLDCVQLLLKHGANPNVASYACQLPIHRAAYEGHILALKTLIPITTKRAIRLAGHSPVHSAADGGQPQCLELLLQKGYDVNALLGMHISENYGDLRKSPLYFAVSNGDVTCAEMLLAAGARTDLDPLQCILVAVRAERYELVQLLLSYGAEVNCYFTVICNTIFPTALQYSLKDLVMLRLLLNSGYHAYKCFQCCHGICEETDNTWAELHSQAYRIYSQPNAISFCEYVSVSWLTHLVGGVVRMLLDYVSHVSICPNLKRILEKSLEWDEISDTLSKPRSLQHLCRLLIRRHMSLKTLNNPKAMAAIPFPPRLKNYLTYRDLCSDLSSV from the exons ATGGACGACTTTGAGCGAGAGGGCATAAATGAGGAGTTAATTGAGTTTGCAATCCAAGAGAGCATGCAAGATGCCTACAAACTATCATGTTCAACACAGATACACAG AAAAGAATCAAACAGTGAagaatttgtgaaaataatgaCAGCCATTCACAAAG GTGATGTCTGTGCGCTGCAGGTGTTGTCAGGTTGTACATCAGCCTTCAAGGAGAGGGACAGCAGGGGTCGGCTGCCTCTGCACGCAGCAGCTGTACAACCGCATCAAGAGAGCCTGCTTGTGGTGCTGCAGG TTGTACTGACATCCACAGGCCTGACCCTGGAGGAGCAGACAGAGGACGGGGACACATGTATGACTCTGGCAGCAGAAGCCGGCCTGGTAGAAAACATCAAGATGCTTCTGCAGCATGGAGCCTCACCGCACAACACAAACAGCAGGAATGAGTCTCCTCTGCTGATCG CTGTGAGACAGAAATCATATGACATGGTTTTATCCCTCATCATGGGTGGAGCCTTTGTGGAGCAGGTGTGTCTCACTAAGCGGACCGCACTTCATGAAGCAGCAAAG ATGGGTTGCCCTGCTGTTGTGATGCTGCTTCTTCGCCATGGAGCAAAGGTAGCTGCCAAAGATGCTCATGGTGTAACTCCTCTTGGGATTGCAGCTGAATTTGGCAACACTGAAGTTTTAGAAATCCTCATTCAGCATG GTGGTGACGTAAATGCTCAGGCCAGCAATGGAGACACAGTCCTGTATGATGCAGCTGGAAACGGAAACCTGGACTGTGTCCAATTGCTCCTGAAGCACGGAGCCAACCCGAATGTAGCAAGCTATGCTTGCCAGCTGCCCATCCACAGAGCCGCATACGAGGGACACATACT agCCCTGAAGACTCTCATCCCCATCACCACAAAGAGAGCGATCCGTCTAGCAGGCCACAGCCCTGTCCACTCAGCTGCAGACGGTGGACAGCCCCAGTGTTTGGAGCTGCTTCTGCAGAAGGGATACGATGTCAATGCATTGCTAGGCATGCATATTTCTG AAAACTACGGGGACCTGAGAAAGTCCCCTCTTTACTTTGCCGTCTCCAATGGTGATGTAACCTGTGCAGAGATGTTGCTCGCAGCAGGTGCAAGAACTGATTTGGATCCACTGCAGTGCATCTTGGTCGCCGTACGTGCTGAGAG GTATGAGCTGGTTCAACTGCTGCTGTCCTATGGAGCAGAAGTGAACTGTTACTTCACTGTTATTTGCAACACAATATTCCCAACAGCACTGCAGTACAGTCTGAAGGATCTAGTGATGCTGCGGCTGCTGCTCAACAGTGGATATCACGCTTACAA GTGTTTCCAGTGTTGTCATGGTATCTGTGAAGAAACGGACAATACCTGGGCGGAGCTTCACAGCCAAGCATACCGGATCTACAGTCAACCTAATGCTATCTCA TTCTGTGAGTACGTCTCAGTATCCTGGCTGACACATCTGGTTGGCGGTGTTGTAAGGATGCTCCTGGATTACGTCAGTCACGTCAGCATCTGTCCCAACCTCAAACGCATCCTGGAGAAAAGCCTTGAGTGGGATGAGATTTCAGACACACTGA GCAAACCACGGTCTCTGCAGCACTTGTGTCGACTGCTAATCAGACGTCACATGAGCCTTAAGACGCTGAATAACCCGAAAGCCATGGCTGCTATCCCTTTTCCTCCAAGACTGAAGAACTACCTCACCTACAGGGACTTGTGTAGTGACCTATCCTCGGTGTAA
- the lmod2b gene encoding leiomodin-2, which translates to MSFFGYRRELSKYEDVDEDELLASLSPEELAELEKELADIDPDANVPIGLRQRDQTDKSPTGTFSREALAKYWENETRRLLEDEIGAGSLKTDEDQEECVTEESSGEDEEKDVENEKEQKKQEELKEMEDEDEEEEEEQEEEEESEEEEEAVTEEEEDEEEEEEQDNRLKPEPFRDSGGLTPRANTPMLLKPQRVEPMRLTPPPPPADPNATGNPTVVDEALQRALDNDPELTEVNLNNIDDISQETLIRFAEALRSNSYVKVFSLANTKADDPVALAIAKMLKENSSIVSLNIESNYVTGKGVMALVQALPGNNTLTELRFHNQRHMCGGQVEMEMVKILRENHTLIKLGYQFNLPGPRMSMTGILTRNQDRQRQKRLQEQRQQQQKGQQGAPEGAVNPRTNALKGTPRSSPYSSPRVSPWSSPKLPRTDLAKKQTPPAPPPPPPPPPPPPPPPPPPPPPPREKKKPTRMIAEVIKAHEAGSQKMKKTKGKKGKKGKEKNSGTDETSSILKELKNALRPVSVERREGEGSRPSTPMRSAHDQLMESIRSSSIRNLRRVEIPFHLR; encoded by the exons ATGAGCTTCTTTGGATACCGCCGAGAGCTGAGTAAGTATGAAGATGTGGATGAGGACGAGCTTTTGGCTTCCCTCAGCCCTGAAGAGCTGGCTGAGCTGGAAAAGGAGCTGGCGGACATTGACCCTGACGCCAACGTTCCTATAGGACTCAGACAGAGAGACCAGACAGACAAGAGCCCAACAGGCACCTTCAGCAGAGAGGCTCTCGCGAAGTATTGGGAAAATGAGACGCGTAGATTGCTGGAGGACGAGATAGGTGCAGGAAGCCTGAAAACG GATGAAGATCAAGAGGAGTGTGTGACTGAGGAAAGCAGTggagaagatgaagaaaaagatgTTGAGAATGAAAAAGAACAGAAGAAGCAAGAAGAGCTAAAGGAAATggaagatgaagatgaggaggaggaagaagaacaagaagaagaggaggaaagtgaagaagaggaggaagctgtaacagaggaggaggaagatgaggaggaagaggaggaacaaGATAATAGATTAAAACCTGAGCCCTTCAGGGATTCTGGAGGGCTGACGCCACGAGCCAACACCCCAATGCTACTGAAGCCACAGAGGGTTGAGCCTATGAGACTgactcctccacctccacctgcTGACCCTAACGCAACCGGAAACCCGACAGTTGTGGACGAAGCCCTCCAAAGAGCTTTAGACAATGATCCTGAACTCACAGAGGTTAACCTCAACAACATTGACGACATCTCACAG GAAACCCTAATTCGGTTTGCTGAAGCACTGAGGTCCAACTCCTATGTAAAGGTCTTCAGCCTTGCAAACACCAAAGCAGACGACCCTGTTGCTCTGGCCATAGCTAAGATGCTAAAGGAGAATTCATCCATCGTCAGTCTGAATATAGAGTCCAACTATGTGACTGGAAAGGGCGTGATGGCGTTGGTTCAAGCACTGCCAGGGAACAACACCCTGACAGAGCTTCGTTTCCATAACCAGAGACACATGTGTGGAGGACAG GTGGAGATGGAGATGGTGAAGATCCTGAGGGAAAACCACACATTGATCAAACTGGGCTACCAGTTTAACTTGCCTGGTCCTAGGATGAGCATGACAGGGATCCTGACCCGAAACCAGGACCGCCAGAGACAGAAACGACTGCAGGAGCAGAGACAGCAGCAACAGAAGGGCCAACAGGGGGCACCAGAGGGAGCTGTCAACCCCAGAACTAATGCACTG AAAGGAACTCCTCGCTCATCACCATACAGCTCACCTAGAGTCTCACCCTGGTCCTCGCCAAAACTCCCACGGACAGACCTAGCTAAAAAACAGACTCCTCctgctccacctcctcctccccctccaccacctccgcctcccccacctcctcctcctccacctccccctCCACGAGAGAAGAAGAAGCCCACCAGGATGATAGCAGAGGTCATCAAGGCCCATGAGGCAGGCAGCCAGaagatgaaaaagacaaaaggtaAGAAGGGAAAGAAGGGGAAGGAGAAGAATTCTGGGACAGATGAGACGAGCAGCATCCTGAAAGAGCTGAAGAACGCCTTAAGGCCTGTGTCAGTGGAAAGGAGGGAAGGGGAGGGCAGCAGGCCTTCTACGCCAATGAGGTCAGCTCACGACCAGCTGATGGAGTCCATCCGTTCCAGCAGCATCCGCAACCTGAGACGG